The Coffea arabica cultivar ET-39 chromosome 4e, Coffea Arabica ET-39 HiFi, whole genome shotgun sequence genome includes a window with the following:
- the LOC113740556 gene encoding oleosin H2-like → MAEQYQLQQRPTEAVKSFLPQKGPSTSHVLAVVTLLPLGGVLLGLSGLILVGTLIGLAVTTPLFVIFSPILVPAVFTLGLALAGFLTSGAFGITALASLSWMLNYIRLMKASSQEQMDLAKWRVQDTAGQVGQKGRDVGQRTQDVARA, encoded by the coding sequence ATGGCTGAGCAGTACCAGCTGCAGCAACGCCCCACAGAGGCCGTCAAAAGCTTCCTTCCTCAGAAGGGTCCATCAACTTCACATGTGTTAGCAGTTGTCACGCTGCTCCCACTTGGGGGAGTCCTGCTGGGCCTTTCCGGGCTGATTCTCGTCGGAACGCTCATCGGGCTGGCGGTGACAACCCCGCTTTTCGTTATCTTTAGCCCCATTTTGGTCCCAGCTGTATTTACCCTAGGGCTGGCCCTGGCCGGGTTCTTGACCTCCGGTGCTTTCGGGATCACTGCACTTGCTTCATTGTCGTGGATGCTGAACTACATCCGACTCATGAAGGCGTCTTCCCAGGAGCAAATGGACCTCGCAAAGTGGCGCGTGCAGGACACTGCCGGCCAAGTTGGTCAGAAAGGGAGAGACGTGGGCCAGAGAACTCAAGATGTAGCTAGAGCATGA
- the LOC113742907 gene encoding tryptophan aminotransferase-related protein 2-like, whose protein sequence is MTGQQNMLKMMSLKHLLVISLALNVGLISRVMEVSREEKHVKKVKDDAGSKTVSYSSFLPTSTAAPAAQDDGSIINLDHGDPTMYERYWQQMGDRTTVVISGWQLISYFSDVRNICWFLESAFANAIVRLHKQVGNAVTEGRHIVVGTGSTQLYQAVLYALCPENASEPMSVVSAAPFYSSYPLMTDFLKSGLYKWAGDAYKFSKDEPYIELVTSPNNPDGASRVAVVNRKQGILVHDLAYYWPQYTPISFPADHDIMLFTFSKSTGHAGTRLGWALVKDEEVAKRMTKYIELNTIGVSKDSQIRAAKILNHVADSIEHGPESKRSDNFFEFGYNLMALRWAQLRAAVHRSDLFSLPSFPSGTCRFSSHHFKPQPAFAWLKCERDIEDCEGFLRRHKILTRGGKHFGVGPEYVRISMMARDEIFDRFTDRLSMINLESHHR, encoded by the exons ATGACGGGTCAGCAGAATATGTTGAAAATGATGTCACTGAAGCATTTGCTGGTGATCTCTTTGGCCTTAAATGTTGGTTTGATCTCGAGAGTCATGGAGGTTTCAAGAGAGGAAAAGCATGTAAAGAAGGTCAAGGATGATGCAGGCTCTAAAACGGTGTCGTATTCATCCTTTTTACCAACTAGTACAGCAGCACCAGCAGCTCAAGATGATGGGAGTATTATCAATCTTGATCA CGGTGATCCGACAATGTATGAGAGGTATTGGCAGCAGATGGGGGACAGAACCACTGTTGTGATCTCGGGCTGGCAACTGATAAGTTATTTTTCTGATGTGCGAAACATTTGCTGGTTTCTGGAGTCTGCATTTGCGAATGCCATTGTTAGGTTGCACAAGCAGGTTGGGAATGCTGTAACAGAAGGGCGTCATATTGTGGTTGGGACAGGTTCCACGCAACTCTATCAAGCTGTATTATATGCTCTCTGTCCGGAAAATGCTTCAGAACCGATGAGTGTGGTGTCAGCTGCTCCATTTTATTCT TCGTACCCGCTGATGACCGATTTTTTGAAGTCTGGACTCTACAAATGGGCTGGTGATGCTTACAAATTCAGCAAAGATGAACCCTATATTGAGCTTGTAACTTCTCCTAACAATCCAGATGGAGCATCACGAGTAGCCGTTGTTAACCGCAAACAAGGAATTTTAGTCCATGACCTGGCTTACTACTGGCCACAATACACTCCTATTTCTTTCCCTGCGGACCATGATATCATGCTGTTCACATTCTCCAAAAGCACCGGCCATGCTGGTACACGTCTAGG TTGGGCTCTGGTCAAAGATGAAGAAGTTGCTAAAAGGATGACTAAGTATATAGAGTTAAACACCATTGGTGTGTCAAAGGATTCACAGATACGTGCAGCAAAGATTCTAAATCATGTGGCTGATAGCATTGAACATGGTCCTGAATCTAAACGAAGCGataatttctttgaatttggGTATAATCTCATGGCACTGAGGTGGGCACAGCTTAGAGCTGCTGTGCATAGAAGTGATCTTTTCAGTTTACCCAGCTTTCCTTCTGGTACCTGTCGTTTCAGCAGTCACCATTTCAAGCCACAACCAG CTTTTGCATGGTTAAAATGTGAAAGGGACATAGAGGATTGTGAGGGCTTCCTACGTCGCCACAAGATTTTGACGAGGGGAGGTAAGCATTTTGGAGTTGGTCCAGAGTATGTGAGGATCAGCATGATGGCCCGAGATGAAATATTTGATCGGTTTACAGATAGATTATCTATGATCAACCTTGAGAGCCATCATAGGTAG
- the LOC113742908 gene encoding AP-1 complex subunit mu-2-like gives MVGATSALFVLDIKGRCLISRDYRGDISAVQAEKFFAKLLEKEGDIESHGPVCYDDGVTYMFIQHNNVFLMTASRQNSNAASLLLFLHRVVDVFKHYFEELEEESLRDNFVVVYELLDEMMDFGYPQYTEAKILSEFIKTDAYRMEVTQRPPMAVTNAVSWRSEGIVYKKNEVFLDVVESVNILVNSNGQIVRSEVIGALKMRTYLSGMPECKLGLNDRVLLEAQGRSTKGKAIDLDDIKFHQCVRLARFENDRTISFIPPDGTFDLMTYRLSTQVKPLIWVEAQVERHSRSRVEFTVKARSQFKERSTATNVEIELPLPSDAMNPNVRTSMGSATYAPEKDALLWKIKSFPGNKEYLLRAEFRLPSISSEDAAPDRKAPIRLKFEIPYFTVSGIQVRYLKIIEKSGYQALPWVRYITMAGEYELRLI, from the exons ATGGTGGGCGCCACATCGGCGCTTTTCGTCTTGGACATCAAGGGTCGATGCTTGATCAGCCGGGATTATCGTGGGGACATCTCTGCTGTTCAAGCTGAAAAGTTTTTTGCTAAGCTTCTGGAGAAAGAG GGTGACATAGAGTCTCATGGTCCTGTATGTTATGATGATGGTGTGACCTATATGTTTATTCAACACAACAACGTTTTCTTGATGACGGCGTCAAGGCAAAACTCTAATGCTGCCAGCCTTCTCCTTTTCCTGCATCGTGTAGTTGAT GTTTTCAAGCATTATTTTGAAGAGCTCGAGGAGGAGTCCTTGAGAGATAATTTTGTTGTTGTG TACGAATTACTTGATGAGATGATGGACTTTGGTTACCCTCAATACACGGAAGCGAAGATTCTTAGTGAGTTTATCAAGACTGATGCATACAGAATGGAGGTCACTCAGCGCCCCCCTATGGCTGTGACAAATGCAGTTTCATGGCGCAGTGAAGGAATAGTGtataagaaaaatgaa GTATTCCTGGATGTGGTAGAAAGTGTAAATATACTGGTGAACAGCAATGGCCAAATAGTTCGTTCAGAAGTGATTGGGGCTCTGAAAATGAGAACCTATTTGAG TGGCATGCCTGAGTGTAAGCTAGGCCTTAATGACAGAGTTCTTTTGGAAGCTCAAGGTCGTTCTACAAAAGGAAAAGCTATTGATTTAGATGATATCAAATTTCACCA GTGTGTACGTTTGGCTCGGTTTGAAAATGACCGAACAATATCTTTCATACCACCTGATGGTACATTTGATCTCATGACATATAGACTTAGTACTCAG GTAAAACCACTAATTTGGGTGGAAGCTCAAGTTGAAAGGCACTCAAGGAGTAGGGTTGAATTTACCGTAAAGGCCAGGAGCCAATTCAAAGAGCGCAG CACTGCAACAAATGTGGAAATCGAGTTGCCTTTGCCATCTGATGCAATGAATCCCAATGTGCGAACCTCAATGGGATCTGCTACTTATGCACCAGAGAAGGATGCATTATTATGGAAAATTAAATCTTTTCCTGGTAATAAG GAGTATCTCCTAAGGGCTGAGTTTCGGCTTCCTAGTATAAGTTCTGAAGATGCAGCTCCCGACAGAAAAGCTCCTATTCGTCTGAAGTTTGAGATTCCATATTTTACTGTCTCTGGTATTCAG GTTCGATATCTTAAGATCATTGAGAAAAGTGGATATCAGGCACTTCCATGGGTTAGATACATAACAATGGCTGGTGAATATGAACTAAGGCTTATCTGA